The region ACACTGCTGAAATCGTTTTGTTCCCCTCTTCCACAACCCATTTGTGAGCTAAAGAAATAACTAAAGCAATTGGCAACTTTATCGTTAGTGACCTACGGCCATTTTCTGTAGTCGAAAGCAAGGGCCTTAGAAAGTTGTTCGCAGTACTGGAGCTGAAATACCAAATTCCATCAAGAAAACACTTTTCTAATGTAGTCACATCAAATCCATAAAGAGAGGCAAGATGAGAAGCTATGGAAAGCTTGAAAGAGGCTAACAGCCTTCTGCTAAGACCAGATGGGCGGGACCTCCCGCGCTAGTCAAAGCTATACCACAATAACAGCGCACATTATGCGGGGGAACTGGGAGGTGGCTAGCTACGTCTTGCTAATTCGCCCTCTGTTTGAATCGCATACAGGAGCTAACGTTGCAGAAGTTCTTAACCTGGCTGTAGTGGAATGGGAGCTGGACAGGCCATATCACAACATTGTGACATTGTATTTGAAAGTTTCTAATTTTAGGATTctattttaattacaaattatGTCTTTAACCTAATTTATTTTgagaatttattattttatttgaccatttttttttttttattatctgaaGCTGTCTTATTATTGAGTActattatttgtgttttgctgcatatatgttgtttgttttttttttacatattacaCCAGTGCCAGAAAAGGGAATAAAGAGGAATAAAGCACAAGTATTCGGCCATCATAGATTGTTGTTATTGAACTGTTAATTGTATCATGATTGAATTGAATCGCATACCCCATTTCATGTATCGAAtcgtaaaaaacaaaaaacaaaaaaaacttcccaTCCCTACTCCCTAGCCTCATAAATTATAAGTTAAACAGAGGTCACAAGTGTTTGCTTAGCACAAGTTTacttatattttcatttttatatgtctCCTATTATAGCAACTTCAGAGAGAGCCAACACTTAATCTTAATgttgctgtccatggtgctgaaacggtttatgaaatgaaaatagcaTCATTTATGAAATGATGCTATTTTCTATGTAatgcatacacaaatacaaaataaatccaaaaaaattaaatgagaaaatagaaGCATTTTCTAGACCTGAAAAGTCATAATGAGAccataataaaatatttacaggtTGTGAGGCTATAAAGTTTCCAGCAAGttgcattttaaataatatacagtCTTACTAGTGGAAAGTATACTTAAGAACATGTGTGCttcaaatttcttttgtttttcaaggcAGACATTGCAATTAAGCATAAATTAAGATTTAGCCTCAAATCTAACTGTGGCAGTACTTGTAACTTTCCTGAATGGGGGGCAGTGTCAACAATTCATGTGTGGATTGTTAGAATTTGCTTCTCAATCTTGGTGTGTATTGAATATTAAGGGGTTGTGGACTGTTTGGATGAATAAACAATGTATTTACTagcatcaccttgggctctaggatATTGTAACAGCCTTTTTTCATcgttttcagatattttatggacgaaatgattaataaattataaaaaaaattatccacTGGATTAATCGACAATTAAAATCATCAGTTTGCAGCCCTAATTCCCATTTATATGCAGAACATGGCTTCCAATGTAGAACTGGAGATACCAAAAGAATTGAACAACTATATATGAAAAACCAGTACAGAATAAAATGTGCTGTAAACACTGTAACTACCATGAACCGTGatcacagaaacattaaaaacatatgcTTCAAATGGTCAAATATTAAACTGTTATCAAATCTGTTAAGCCTGTTGAACTTTAAATGTGCGCCATTTTTACCttattctgtctctccttctccttctgctCCTGGAGTTTTTTCTCTGCCATGCTGTACTTCCTTTCAACCTTGTACAGCTGCTTATCCAGCGTGCCCTGGTGAACATGAGGAGACAATGGCTCAGTGACATGTGTCATAgtagattttaagatttttgttttttccaaaacacaaatatgtcaGTGTAGGGATTGAAAGTGCGATTGATTGCTACTGAACCAATGACAAATACTTGCTTAAGAGATGCTTACAATGGCTTTGAAAAGTCACGTGGACTTCCACCAGAAAAGCTCCCCACCCACTGAAATATCTTGCCTCCACATTTTATGCCTTTGAATTTGCTATTGAATAGCAGTAACAATAAAGAGCTAACAGtattatcattacattattttatatggAACTAATACTGCAGTTCCTCCATAGATGATTCTGGCTTATCTCTGCTCTGATTAGTTTTCTCAGCTATTCGCTGAAAAGATCACAAATGTGAAGTGACTGAATAGAGTTGTGCCCACGACAgagcaccacgtcctggaacAGAGATGCCAGTTTTGCAATTCTCAAGACTGATAAATCtcaaaaaattgctttttttccactttaaatatttcttgaaaatgaaattatccACTGTAAAAGACACCATCAGCTATTTAACTTAGACCTTTCGACCGTGGAAGACaaggagaaaaacactgaatgaaacaaGATTTGTTACTACAATTATACAGAGTCTGATTACTCCAGTACTTAACAACTGTAGCAACACAAtactttctccatttctctcatAATTAGGAACAAATTGCGTAGGTCTTTCTTGGAAAATTCTTTGTAATTTATAGCTAAATACCAGGGACGTTTTAGGAAATTCTGAGTAAAATTTCTAGGAAATAAGCTGGAAAATACGGGACTGATAAAATTTAGCGTTACCAATTAATTTAATCTTTCTGAAGTACACAAACTTCATATGAGGTAATCAGAGCAGAAAACTCATCAGCGGAGGTTCTTTCATTGTCCTATAAGTCCATCTAGCCACCAACACAGGGAAACACTGCTGGAGAATTTTGAttgttgaaactgaaaaatctaTTATTACAGTATAATAAGTTAGTCTGCAAAGATTGATTATTGGCTGGTTATCGGCTGATTCTCCCCTGATGCCCTTTATGCGACATGATGAATTCAACAGGTTAGGCACTGAATCCACAGCAACAAGCTGGAAGCCTCTCAACTTCACAATCTGTGCAGAATAGAAGCACAGGAAGTGGTTTAACTCTTCTGTAGAAAGACCATAAAGTCATGTGACTCTTCCATTCATTTACACGCAGCCATAGACACTACAACAACTGACAATGTTCATTCATTAGGATTCCAGACTCATCGCAGGACTTTGTTTGAgccaaacaatgaaaatgtagtTAAACTGAATGGAGAAAGATTCAAAACTCCAAGCTCTGAGCTCCTACATGTTCATTTCAGAGTACCATCATctgaatttgaaatattttgtgttataAAACTAATTTCAACATTATAATTCAGCTAATCTAACCACAAATATGACTATATGAGATGTGGATGGAAGCCACACGCATGCTTTTCAGAGTTTCCTGAGCTATTCCAAAAACAGAAGCGGGAATTTCCTAActtatttcaaataataatatagGCTGCGTAGAGACCATGACGGTAAGTATACCTTGAGATccttcattgtgtttttcagggTCTTCATTGTGTGTCCTGAGTGCTCTCCTTCTATGGTGCAGGCGTTGCACACGCACACCTTATCGACCATGCAGTAGTATCTGGAGTTGCataccaaataaaaacaagattcaGATCAAACTTCCAACTGACAGAAGGACAGAACTGCACTCACTAATGAAGTGGTACTCCAATACTGCCGAAAAACCCACCACTGttagaaaaatatgaaatggaaaaaaacaggttattgtaaaacatttttgtttgttttggttttgtacgAGGAATAAAAGTATGCAAAACAATTAGTTGAGCAGCCTCAGTGTTTCTACACTGAGGCTGCTCAACCTGTAGTAAGATCCAAGcaacaaaattagaaaaaaaaactattcttCCACAATCATCATGGTAAATACAATTTCGCTATTCTGACGATAGATATTTTGAGCAGCTATTTTGCAACATTTTATTCCCTTGAGGTTTATAAACAAGAATTTCtctgaaaaccacaaacaaCAGATAACATGAGTGCACAAAGCAAGCATATACACTGATCctccacaacattaaaacaagtgagtggatttaataaaaggtattaagtgtatttgcagaacattatgttgtaacagtgaagttgaccttttgtatataaaatgtcatcacttaaTCATTGCATCCTATTAGACTTTTGAGTAAAATTTTGGCATATGAATTTTTGAGTTATGACCAAAAACCTATTTTGTTAGGTTACGGTGACTTCCTCGCATTATGTTTTCCACCGGCACTGAGGGATAAAAATGGGAGTTTACGATGATAATTATGCAGTACATTAAATGATCCACAATACAATGACAGTTTCGTCATAATGTCATTATAAAAATtctgtattaataataaatcagtTACATGTATTCAGTCATAGCAGTCTTTAGTGCCACAGCAATCTTTGGCCTCATTAGTTTATAAAAATTATAACATAAATACAACTGAAATGCATTAGTTAATTAATCAGCAGCAACTTAatcaattattatgattttgtaagtcattttttaaactaaaatgtgaaacatttacTGGTCCCGGCTCtgagatgtgaggatttgctgctgttttctttttttgttttgttttgttttgtgatacTTCACTGAGTATTTTGAGGTTTTGGATTGAGGGCctaggctctgggaaattaaAATCGTAATTTTTCTCTATTCTCAGAAATTTTCAGACAAACCAATTTGAGACAATATTTGGCAGAacaattgataatgaaaataatcgttagctgcagccccaaacacaaacatgatacTGTATAAGGATAAAAATGATCATACTAAGTTCCATGCAGCACATTGTACATATTTTAAACTCTGGGGGTAAAGGGAGCACTGGGGTCAGATCTGGAATCAGCATCAGCAGGTACCCTGAGTTGAGGTATCTGAATTGATATTGGGACAGAGAAATTTATGCAtctctgtattatttttttgccatctAATAGGAGGATGGTTGATTACAGAAACCCTAGATCAAAACCCTGTGGTATCAAAAAAGCAGAATTTGactcaaaaatattaatatagtAATGTATGAGTACCCATGCCTCCTACCTGTATATCTCATCATGCTCTGGGCACTTCCTTTTCCAGAAGTCATTTATCGGTTCTGTCAGTGGATGCTCGCAGAACGCCGGTAGTTCCAGATGTGGCTTCACATGCTCCTGGCACATAGACACTTCGCACTTTAGGCACGTCTTGACCGCAAACAttgacacaacagcagcagcagtggcagcagcagcagcagctgcttccTGCTTATCACTTCCTTCCTGAGAatcagaagcagcagcagactcGCCTCCGGCAGCACTGATGCGTGATGCCTCGGCGGCAACTGAGGGGCAGTAGTCACATGGGACAGCAAAGACACTCCTGGCTTGCTGCGCCACCAGCGATGACGACAGCAAATGTCTGGATTTTAAAGCTGTAGCAGCTGCAGTGCTAGCTCTGCGCCGGTGACGGTAGTCATCAGCAATATTGGCTAGTTTGAAATTTTTCTGAAAGTTGGTGCTACACCGGTGGCTGTCGCGGCACTCTGGACAACGGAGGCGACCTCGCTCTGCTTGCTGCTTTAGGTGATCGAGGCAGGTCTTGCAGAAGTTGTGGCCGCACGGCAACAAGAAGGGGTCGCGGTACAAGTCCAGACACACTGGGCAGGTGAGCTCCTCTTGCAGGACACTGGACTCTGACTTGGCCAAGGCCATGTCAGTATTCAGGCTGTGAGGCCAGAGAGATGGCCTGGAGATGAGTGAATGTACAGGGGGAAAAGCAAAAAGTGATGAGAAAGATGAGGATGGATCAGAGTGAGGGGGATGAGGAAGTGGTGGAGATATACGATGGTGAAAGGTGAAATAAATCAAGAAATAGATGGAGGTAGGTAGAAAAGAGAGGCTGGGAGAGGAGAGTGATGACTGGAGAGATAGAGGGGCCTAACAGGGTAGAGgggaagagggaaaggaggCTGCAGGTTTCTCTCTGTAGAGTTCAGTTTgctgaaaacatgaaatgaaaaggttGCTTTAATAGAAGTGCTGAAAGTGCATTCATCAATTAGATGATAACACATATAACAGAATAAAACTTTTAAGTATATTGTTGTAAATTGAATACCTTAGAGTTGGTCAGACTCAtttcaattagtcaattaatcatttagactatatcagaaaatgatttttaaaaaatcagttttccAGAACCTGAGGTGATGTCTTCGAATTACATTTTCTCTCagactaacagtccaaaacaatAAGATATTCAACTTACtaaatggaacaaagaaaagcagcaaatcttcacatttcagaagctagAAAGgaagcaaatgtttgacatgtaTTATTGAAGAACAAgggattatcaaaatagttggcaaTTTagtttctgtcaatcgactaatgGATTAACTGACTAATATTTTAACCTTGAATTcaaataatccttagttgcagccctctTTGTTCAtataattaaagctgaaacttaAGTTGATTACTTGATtagacaactgaaaaaaaaattgcagcttTCAATGAATCAAccgtttgtcttttttttttttttttttaaagcaaaaatgccaaaaaatttgcaaatttgctgctttcctctaTCACGCgtgactgtaaactgaatatctttgggtttaggaCTCACGGTTTGTACCAAGCAAGTAACTTAAATACATCCCCTTGAGCTTTGGGCAATTATAAGTGGCGTTATTCACTATTTTGGTcaatttatagacaaaacaattcagggcttaactgtgaaaatgagctgcaaatcagaaaataaggaaaagagcTCTAAATGGGCTTACACCACCTGTGACTGAGTAGCATTAGACTTATTTCAACTATTTTTATGAGCACACGAGAGTGATTTCTCTACCCAGAAATCGGAGTATCACTATCACTTCCTTGCTCCTGTATATGTTTAAAAAGTAACTGCAGCCTTCCAGGGCCTTTAGGGTGACACCCGCGGAAGCAAGGTCATTTCGTCCTGCTTGTTGAAAAACAGGCTCTACCCTGTTTCAAGGCTCTGACCTCAAGATAACCTGCTTCTGTGTTGTTtacatgagacaaaaaaaagagaaaaaaaaaaaaaaaaaaaaaactggcgtCCGCGTTAGTCAGCGGTGGTTTCCAGTCCTCCACATGTCAGCCTCAGATGCGACAAAGGCCTGTAAAGCTGCTCTGACAACGGTTACCGGTTAATTATAACCGTTTATTTAGCATGTTTTTCCTAATGGCCGCACTAGCTGTTAGGTTAAGGGGGTCAACCAACAATTACTTGACTTGACTCCCAGTTAGCTTGACTTGTTTCCTGGGGCAGTGATGAGCTAAGGCAAAATACGACGGCTAGACGGACACGCTGTTCACGCCGCTTACCTTAATAATATAAGTACGTATATATTGCCTTCGTACAACGCCGAAACACCTGATTTCCGGAGCTGTAAGAGCTGTCTCTATCCACACAAGACGAGGCTAACGTCTCAAATCTCGACGCCGCGGTGCACCTGTCGTGCTGGGGCTAACATGTTAACGTTACGACCGGTTAGctctgctgccccccccctttttttttttttttccacaggttcCGCAAACAGTCCCGGCCGCTTTAAGAGTACCAGGACATTTTCCAGTCATCGGGCACTTAGTTTCTCATCTAGAGTTTTCGGCATTTGACACCAAAAGGACGAGccgacacacacacctgtgcgACAGACGAACGGACGCTTCGGGGAAGCTGGCAGTGTTGATGCGGGGGAAATGATCCCTTCAGGGATCCTCGGAAAATCCTGCCGTTACAGTATGTTCAACCGTAAATGGTTCGACCACCGAGGGCGCTGCGACATGAATGTCGTCGCAATTTCTAGGGTCGCTGTAAgatgttattaatattaatgcaaTTATTACACAATATTATTCATTCAAATCAGCTTTTAACAAGAGGTGGAAGAAGTGTTTGGATCCATCACTTATGCCAAGCACAACGCTGGTTGTACCACAttaataaatcagaaaacacagcaacatacTGCAAGTTGTGTTTTctaatttgtaaatgttttctgaaatgttgttgtattttctaatatgttgcatttttttgtgttttctaattcatcaatgtgtttttctaacatttagttttttctgtttctttgtgttttgagaaagttttttgatttgttgttgtgttttgttaattaattgTGTCttctaaaatgttgttttttccgaagttttgtgtttttgttcttgttctgttttctaatttgttgatgtgttttctaaaatttcCTGTGATTCCCCACAGGACTGCAACTAATACTATAtgaatgatatatatatataataaatatgaataagaACAAATCAAGTTAGACTATGATATGTTTACTATCTGATCCCCGTATATTGGTTGCCAATAGTTTTCAGTCCATCATATGATCCAGAAGCCTCCAGGCACAATTTTGAAATCAgctaatttttctgtttccacaaGTCTGTTAAATTTCTTTCATTGTGCATTAGAAACGGTTGAAATCCTTAGTTTTAtattgttgtgttgtgaaaGTGCCAGGCATGTGTGAGGAATGTGCTTGCAGGTCCGAATTATAACTAGGTTAATTTCCAGAAGTAAAGGCCACTTAGTACTgctgttaatggaaaaaatgtgtgacataggacatttgtgttttgttttgttttttggctatTACATAAATTCATCtgtaaattttaaatggatttatGTTATGTTGGTAAAACTTACTTTGAATGAAATAAACCAGCTAGGCAACATGTTTCTGAGTCATATAACCATGCAGATACTTGttatggagtatttttagattattttagtggtattttttacttaaataaaggatcCGAGTACTTCCTCTAAAACTGTCTTTGAGGAGGATATGAGTTATGGGCTGCGGTGGAAAGAAAAGTCCATTTACTCAACTACTGttcttaagtacaattttgaggtatgAGATCTCCACTTCAGTAGTGCTTACATATGCAAAACTttccagttttagttttatctaTATTCCTAAGGTTTTTAATGAGGAgtttgttcatatatcattcatagCCAGAtatatcaaacaaaaaacacagccaaaattgtttttttttttttttgaatgtctgTTGACAGTATCTTCTAATTTATGGACTTGATAAAAGAGATATCCAAGATCCCCTCAATAATTCAAGAAACCTGAAACTTGTTGCTGTGTGGAGTTTCTCCCTGTGTcggcgtgggtttactccgggtgctccggtttctTCCCACACTCCCgatttgataaataaaaatgtttaataaaaatgtttaactgtatttttaatgtctggGGTACTTCCTCTTAAATTAGAGTCAAAGGGCAGACACTGTGGACTGGCTGACCTCCACACAAACTCAACGAGGTTGTAAATGTGTACAGAGGTTATATACATTCTTATTGGTGCCCAAAAGTGATACCGGATAAATGtatgaagaaataaatacatgtggacgtaaagaagtaaataaaggagaaaaccaatacacagaaataaatatataaagaagtcaatgaatacagaaaaaatatagGATTCTTTATGAATTTATTGGGcattaatctatttatttattggtttgtCCTTTTTAGGACTAGCTCATTTACAGAagttatacatttatttaattcattgtcATACacttgtaggaaaaaaaacatacattttattaatgggttgaatattttatatttcatttaatcaattatCTGTTCTATTATCCTTTCTGTAGATATTGTTAAATGTCTAAATGTGGTTTCAAAGTCTGTCATGAATAGAtttctgaaggaaaaaataataaatcctGGAATGGTGTTTAACCATAACCCTTTGAATACAGAACAGAATGTATCTGTAAGTATCAAAAATTGCAAGTATTGAGAGTTGGTTGAATGTCTGGTGAGactgttagttttgttttaaaccagGTATTAGTAATTTGTGAAGAGCAGTATCAAACTGAAACAGGTATATTATTGCAGCACAGTTAGTGTTTAGTTTAAGTCTATTTGCATGGAAATATATAGGGAAAAATACTATAACCGTGGGGAGAAATCTAGTCTGCATATATCATTCCAGATAGTGGAGAAATTTGTGagtacattgtgttttttatgtaattttaaattgttaaatggTAACTCATGGACTCAtggtaaaataaatgtgttattttaataaattgacatttaataaattgaaatgagtgaaaaaaaatctaacaataTCGTGGACAAAAGCGtatatatttgacatttttcttcctttcttcttatACTTTGATATTACATATCATTACTTAAAAGATATTATATACTATTGTGCCCCAATCCCATCGTGTCAATTTCGTAAGatttaaagacagacaaaatggCTTTGACAGGTTGGTTACTTTCGATCACCTTTGTTTTGGACAGAGTGCAATGGAAATGAGTTTGCATGGCCATTACCATACAGTAGATATGaaacagcttttatttatttttatgtatgtatttaaacagcaaatcattgaaaaaatatatttaacataaaGAAAATCAAGAGAAAATCAACACTAACTGCCAAATTACCATGAATGCCATTtcaagtaataataataataagaagaagaatcAGTGGCGTGGCGTGACTTTTCCAATAGGTGGTTTCAGTTGATACCACTCGCTAGCAAAACTCCGAATGTAGCACTTCTTTCGGTCACCTCAAGAGTCCCGTGTAATATTCAAGTTCTTCGGCTGGTCTAGCCCCACATTTTTCCCTTTGAGCTCTTCTGATAATGTCCTCCGGCTGAAAGGATTTTTGAGCtgtaaattaatattatttaaagcAAATTGTTCATCTGTGTTAGCCATTGTTGCTACTAGCTAGTCTATAAAC is a window of Xiphias gladius isolate SHS-SW01 ecotype Sanya breed wild chromosome 12, ASM1685928v1, whole genome shotgun sequence DNA encoding:
- the zgc:92594 gene encoding E3 ubiquitin/ISG15 ligase TRIM25, whose protein sequence is MALAKSESSVLQEELTCPVCLDLYRDPFLLPCGHNFCKTCLDHLKQQAERGRLRCPECRDSHRCSTNFQKNFKLANIADDYRHRRRASTAAATALKSRHLLSSSLVAQQARSVFAVPCDYCPSVAAEASRISAAGGESAAASDSQEGSDKQEAAAAAAATAAAVVSMFAVKTCLKCEVSMCQEHVKPHLELPAFCEHPLTEPINDFWKRKCPEHDEIYRYYCMVDKVCVCNACTIEGEHSGHTMKTLKNTMKDLKGTLDKQLYKVERKYSMAEKKLQEQKEKERQNKKFMDDSEQCLTRLGEEMKARVLSFVNRLRECTRTHCDTNGPAIQKNISRICQDQARLQEARCGIESLMQENDPFRFIEAYKTTGKQCRRKLRKIMFYPEYVDMETEVLVAMMEEEMRKFLDEELPCHIVAAINSLCHLSDLEEEEEQEENEEEAAEEDDDDDLDDTSEEEMRSEGEEEEDEEDEEEHDQIELADELYSPEEEEEEDEEEEEEEEEEEESGEEEVDEDEDEEERGV